TCACCTGCAGACTCTGAATTTGACCCGAACCGCCGGCGGACGGGCGTCCGGCCCGACGATACAGGTTTGAGTTTTCTAAAGTATGCGAAAATATACAATATGCTGCAGACTGTCAATCGAACATTTCACCGCCCAGGGCGGCCCCTTCCAGCAGACCGCGGTCCGAGACCGTGATTTCCTCCTTGCGCACCATCGCCATGAGCCGCAGCACGACCTCGAGACCGGGCAGGATCAGATCCCCCCTCCCCGCCTCCATGCCGGGCAGTGCCTCTCTCTCCCGGGGGCGCAGAGGCGCCAGTCTTTGCTTCAGCGCCAGCAACTGCTCGCGGGACAGCCGCAGGCCGTTGACGCGACCCGGCTCGTAGACGGCGAGACCCAGGTGCAGCGCCGCCAGGGTGGTGACCGTACCGGCAGTACCGATCAGGCGGCAGCCGCTGTCGGCGGCCATGGTGAAAACGCCGGAGCTGTGCAGTTGCCGTTTCATACGCGCCGTCTCCCTGGCAAGCAGATCGCCGGTCGCCTCCGCCAGGCGCACGACGCCGAGGGGAAGACTGTCATGCCAGCGCAGCCGTCCCCCGTCGACAAAGGCCAGCTCCAGACTGCCGCCGCCGAGATCGAAGACAAGGGCCTTTTCGGGCGCCGGATCCAGGCCGGACAGGGCGCCGAAGCAGCTGAGGCGGGCCTCCTGTTCCGGGTCGAGAATCCGCACCCTGACTCCCGTGTCCGCCCGCACCTGGCGGACGAAATCTTCACCGTTTTTCGCCCGTCGTACCGCCTCGGTGGCGAGAATCACGATCTTTTTCGGATCATGGGCGGCAGCTTCGGTCAGGAAGGAACGAAGCACGTCGATGGCCAGCGCCATACGCTCGGACCCGAGCACTCCCCGCTCGTTCAGGCCGGCGGCCAGCCTCGTCGCCATCTGCCGGTAGCAGTGCAGCTCGAGACTGCGCGCCGGGCGCACCGTAGCGACCAGCATGCGCAGCGTGTTCGAACCGATGTCGATCACACAGGTCGGGGCGGTATCATTCATCGCGGTAGAGGGAACGGGCGATCTTGAAGGTGTGATCGGCGATCTTTTCGAAATTCTGGATCATCTCGATAAAGAGCAGGCCGGGCAGGACGGCGCATTCGCCAGTGTTCAGCCGGCTGATGTGATTCTGCCGCAAAACCGCTTCCAGCCGGTCGATCTCCTCCTCGTTTCTCAGGGCGTCGGCGAGCAGCCGGGTATCGTTTTGGTCGAAATGTTCGAGAACCACCGACAGAAAGGAACGGGTCCGCTCGGCGATATCGTTCAGCTCCTGAACGGCGGTGGGCGAAAAGACGATGTTTTCCGCGCTACGTCTCTGGTTGAGGTGAACCAGGTTGAAACAGTGGTCGCCGATTCGCTCCAGGTCGTTGACGACGTTCAGCAAAGAGGCGATCTGGGCGG
This window of the Geothermobacter ehrlichii genome carries:
- a CDS encoding Ppx/GppA phosphatase family protein translates to MNDTAPTCVIDIGSNTLRMLVATVRPARSLELHCYRQMATRLAAGLNERGVLGSERMALAIDVLRSFLTEAAAHDPKKIVILATEAVRRAKNGEDFVRQVRADTGVRVRILDPEQEARLSCFGALSGLDPAPEKALVFDLGGGSLELAFVDGGRLRWHDSLPLGVVRLAEATGDLLARETARMKRQLHSSGVFTMAADSGCRLIGTAGTVTTLAALHLGLAVYEPGRVNGLRLSREQLLALKQRLAPLRPREREALPGMEAGRGDLILPGLEVVLRLMAMVRKEEITVSDRGLLEGAALGGEMFD